A genomic region of Streptosporangium lutulentum contains the following coding sequences:
- a CDS encoding aromatic ring-hydroxylating oxygenase subunit alpha: MSTRTLPPSVISTLPGSHYTDESVFASEQARIFESMWFCVARASDLGKPGAFRTVQVGRESVLVTRAGDGSIRAFLNVCRHRGARICTEESGEVKRAFRCPYHAWAYDLEGRLIAAPNLTKMPDLDRVEFGLVNVHVREWLGYVWVCLADEPPSFEADVAGEVVTRLGDGELIKNYDIDNLGVGRRIVYDVKANWKLIVENFMECYHCATIHPELTEVLPEFADGYAAQSFVGHGAEFGEDIRGFTVDGSEGVDRIQGVSEDQDRRYYAITIKPQVFINLVPDHVIIHRMFPLAVDRTIVECDWLFRKDVVEGGKDLGPSVELFHRVNVQDFDACERCQPAMNSRAYAGGGVLVPSEHHIGAFHDWVLEKLGTT; this comes from the coding sequence GTGAGCACGCGAACCCTGCCTCCCAGCGTGATCTCCACCCTTCCCGGCAGCCACTACACCGACGAGAGCGTCTTCGCCTCGGAGCAGGCGCGGATCTTCGAGTCAATGTGGTTCTGCGTCGCCCGCGCCTCCGACCTGGGGAAACCCGGCGCCTTCAGGACGGTCCAGGTGGGACGGGAGAGCGTCCTCGTCACCCGGGCCGGGGACGGTTCGATCCGCGCCTTCCTCAACGTGTGCCGCCACCGGGGGGCCCGGATCTGCACCGAGGAGTCCGGCGAGGTGAAGCGGGCGTTCCGGTGCCCCTATCACGCCTGGGCCTACGACCTCGAAGGCAGGCTGATCGCCGCTCCGAACCTCACCAAGATGCCCGACCTCGACCGGGTCGAGTTCGGGCTGGTGAACGTCCACGTGCGGGAGTGGCTGGGCTACGTGTGGGTGTGCCTGGCCGACGAGCCGCCGTCGTTCGAGGCGGACGTGGCCGGCGAGGTGGTGACCCGGCTGGGCGACGGAGAACTGATCAAGAACTACGACATCGACAACCTCGGAGTGGGACGCAGGATCGTCTACGACGTGAAGGCGAACTGGAAGCTCATCGTCGAGAACTTCATGGAGTGCTACCACTGCGCGACCATCCACCCCGAGCTCACCGAGGTGCTCCCCGAGTTCGCCGACGGCTACGCGGCGCAGTCCTTCGTGGGGCACGGCGCGGAGTTCGGCGAGGACATCCGGGGGTTCACGGTCGACGGGTCCGAGGGCGTGGACCGCATCCAGGGGGTCAGCGAGGACCAGGACCGTCGCTACTACGCGATCACCATCAAGCCGCAGGTGTTCATCAACCTGGTGCCCGACCATGTGATCATCCACCGGATGTTCCCCCTGGCCGTCGACCGGACGATCGTCGAGTGCGACTGGCTGTTCCGCAAGGACGTCGTGGAGGGCGGCAAGGATCTGGGCCCGTCCGTCGAGCTCTTCCACCGGGTCAACGTGCAGGACTTCGACGCGTGCGAGAGATGCCAGCCGGCGATGAACTCCCGGGCCTACGCCGGGGGCGGGGTCCTGGTGCCGAGCGAGCATCACATCGGGGCGTTCCACGACTGGGTGCTGGAGAAGCTGGGGACGACGTAA
- a CDS encoding IclR family transcriptional regulator, protein MGNDSPGGRTDSSGGVQSVDRAISILEILSQRREAGVSEIALEIAVHKSTAFRLLGALESRGLVEQAEDRGKYRLGFGIVRLAGGVAARMDLTQQGRPVFRRLAEEIGETVNLAVLRSHYAVNLDQVRGPAAVTTQNWVGQLTPLHATSSGKILLAHLDDRHRTRLLDAAGFETYTPNTITSLPVLEEQLKEARRKGYAVTVEEFEIGLNAVAAPVRSYEGEVVAAVSASGPAYRFSEERLHELAPVLIAGAEDISHRLGHTG, encoded by the coding sequence ATGGGCAACGATTCCCCCGGTGGTCGCACCGACAGCAGCGGCGGGGTCCAGTCCGTCGACCGGGCCATCAGCATTCTGGAAATCCTTTCCCAGCGCCGCGAGGCGGGGGTGAGCGAGATCGCCCTGGAGATCGCGGTCCACAAGTCGACCGCCTTCCGGCTCCTCGGCGCCCTGGAGTCGCGGGGCCTGGTCGAGCAGGCCGAGGACCGCGGGAAGTACCGGCTCGGCTTCGGGATCGTCCGCCTGGCGGGCGGCGTGGCCGCCCGGATGGACCTCACCCAGCAGGGCCGTCCCGTCTTCCGGCGTCTCGCCGAGGAGATCGGCGAGACGGTGAACCTCGCCGTCCTCCGATCCCACTACGCGGTGAATCTCGACCAGGTGCGCGGACCGGCGGCGGTCACCACGCAGAACTGGGTCGGGCAGCTCACCCCGCTGCACGCCACGTCGAGCGGGAAGATCCTGCTGGCCCACCTCGACGACCGGCACCGGACGCGGCTTCTCGACGCCGCGGGCTTCGAGACGTACACCCCGAACACGATCACCTCCCTCCCCGTTCTGGAGGAGCAGCTCAAGGAGGCCCGCCGCAAGGGCTACGCGGTCACCGTCGAGGAGTTCGAGATCGGGCTGAACGCCGTCGCCGCGCCCGTCCGCTCCTACGAGGGCGAGGTCGTCGCCGCGGTCAGCGCCTCCGGCCCCGCCTACCGCTTCAGCGAGGAGCGGCTGCACGAGCTCGCCCCGGTGCTGATCGCGGGGGCCGAGGACATCAGCCACCGCCTGGGACACACCGGCTGA
- the betA gene encoding choline dehydrogenase, translated as MILLERDEADMYDFVVVGGGSAGSALANRLSADPSNRVLVLEAGRPDYPWDVFIHMPAALPFPIGSRFYDWKYESEPEPHMNGRRIYHARGKVLGGSSSINGMIFQRGNPLDYERWGADPGMETWDFAHCLPYFKRMENCLAADRDDPMRGHDGPLVLERGPVRNPLFAAFFEAVQEAGYPLTDDVNGYRQEGFARFDRNIRRGRRWSAARAYLHPVKRRPNLDIKTRAFVTKILFEGKRAVGVEYNGRTVRAGEVILCGGSINSPQLLQLSGVGNAAELGALGVDVVYDLPGVGENLQDHLEVYIQYGCKQPVSVQPAMKWRNRPWVGARWLFLRSGPGATNHFEAGGFTRGNDDVDYPNLMFHFLPIAVRYDGSAPAGGHGYQVHIGPMYSDARGSVKIKSTDPWVHPALRFNYLSTAQDRREWVEAVRVARDILTQKAMDEFNDGELSPGPEVQTDEEILDWVAKDGETALHPSCTARMGVDDLAVVDPLSMRIHGLEGIRVVDASVMPYVTNGNIYAPVMMVAEKSADLILGNTPLAAEPADFYRHRESPSR; from the coding sequence GTGATCCTGCTTGAGCGAGACGAGGCAGATATGTACGACTTCGTCGTCGTCGGGGGTGGATCGGCCGGAAGCGCTCTCGCGAACCGGCTGTCCGCCGATCCCTCCAACCGGGTGCTGGTGTTGGAGGCCGGTCGCCCGGATTACCCGTGGGACGTCTTCATTCACATGCCGGCCGCGCTGCCCTTCCCCATCGGCAGCCGCTTCTACGACTGGAAGTACGAGTCCGAGCCCGAGCCGCACATGAACGGCCGCCGGATCTACCACGCCCGGGGAAAGGTGCTGGGCGGCTCCAGCAGCATCAATGGGATGATCTTCCAGCGGGGCAACCCCCTGGACTACGAGCGCTGGGGCGCCGACCCCGGCATGGAGACCTGGGACTTCGCCCACTGCCTGCCGTACTTCAAGCGGATGGAGAACTGTCTCGCCGCGGATCGGGACGACCCCATGCGAGGGCACGACGGACCCCTCGTGCTCGAACGCGGGCCCGTGCGCAATCCGCTGTTCGCGGCCTTCTTCGAGGCGGTGCAGGAGGCCGGATATCCGCTGACCGACGACGTCAACGGATATCGCCAGGAGGGATTCGCTCGTTTCGACCGCAATATTCGCCGGGGGCGCCGATGGTCCGCCGCCCGGGCCTACCTGCACCCGGTGAAAAGGCGTCCCAATCTCGACATCAAGACGAGGGCGTTCGTCACGAAAATCCTCTTCGAAGGAAAACGCGCCGTCGGTGTGGAGTACAACGGCCGGACGGTCCGCGCGGGCGAGGTCATCCTCTGCGGCGGTTCGATCAATTCGCCGCAGCTGCTCCAGCTCTCCGGGGTGGGCAACGCCGCGGAGCTGGGCGCCCTCGGCGTCGACGTCGTGTACGACCTGCCGGGGGTCGGGGAGAACCTGCAGGACCACCTTGAGGTCTACATCCAGTACGGCTGTAAGCAGCCGGTGTCGGTGCAGCCCGCGATGAAGTGGCGCAACCGGCCGTGGGTCGGCGCGCGGTGGCTGTTCCTGCGCTCCGGGCCCGGAGCGACCAACCATTTCGAGGCCGGCGGCTTCACCCGCGGCAACGACGACGTCGACTATCCGAACCTGATGTTCCACTTCCTGCCCATCGCCGTGCGCTACGACGGCTCCGCGCCCGCGGGCGGGCACGGCTACCAGGTGCACATCGGGCCGATGTACTCCGACGCGCGCGGTTCGGTGAAGATCAAGAGTACGGATCCCTGGGTCCATCCGGCGCTGCGGTTCAACTACCTGTCCACCGCCCAGGACCGCAGGGAGTGGGTGGAGGCCGTCCGGGTGGCTCGCGACATCCTGACCCAGAAGGCCATGGACGAGTTCAACGACGGGGAGCTGTCGCCCGGCCCGGAGGTCCAGACGGATGAGGAGATCCTGGACTGGGTCGCCAAGGACGGCGAGACCGCGCTGCATCCCTCGTGCACGGCCAGGATGGGTGTCGACGACCTGGCCGTCGTCGATCCGCTGTCCATGAGGATCCACGGTCTCGAAGGAATCCGCGTCGTGGACGCCTCGGTCATGCCCTACGTGACGAACGGCAACATCTACGCGCCGGTCATGATGGTGGCGGAGAAGTCCGCCGACCTGATCCTGGGCAACACCCCGCTCGCGGCCGAGCCCGCCGACTTCTACCGGCATCGCGAGAGCCCGAGCCGGTGA
- a CDS encoding winged helix-turn-helix domain-containing protein, whose protein sequence is MVDMLDVAVIEDATAAAATLDPLRARLLAELAEPGSASSLAVRVHQPRQKVNYHLRELERHGLIELVEERRKGNMTERVLQATASSYVISPAALATVAPDPRRSPDRLSARWLLAVAARLVSDVGALITGATRAGKRVSTFALDGEVRFASAADRAAFAEELTNAVIGLVGKYHDDTSQSGRKFRVVVAVHPALDSLLAKGTPEKET, encoded by the coding sequence ATGGTCGACATGTTGGACGTGGCGGTAATCGAGGATGCGACGGCGGCTGCGGCCACGCTGGATCCCTTGCGGGCGCGACTGCTGGCCGAGCTGGCCGAGCCGGGGTCTGCCAGCAGCCTGGCGGTCCGGGTCCACCAGCCTCGGCAGAAGGTGAACTACCACCTGCGCGAGCTGGAGCGGCACGGCCTGATCGAACTGGTCGAGGAACGCCGCAAGGGCAACATGACCGAACGGGTGCTGCAGGCGACCGCGTCGTCGTACGTGATCTCACCCGCCGCGCTGGCCACGGTCGCGCCCGATCCGCGGCGCTCGCCCGACCGGCTCTCCGCGCGCTGGCTGCTGGCCGTCGCGGCACGGCTGGTCAGCGACGTGGGGGCCCTGATCACCGGGGCCACCCGGGCCGGGAAGCGGGTGTCCACGTTCGCCCTCGACGGTGAGGTGAGGTTCGCCTCCGCCGCTGACCGGGCCGCCTTCGCCGAGGAACTCACCAATGCGGTGATCGGCCTTGTCGGCAAGTACCACGACGACACAAGCCAGAGCGGGCGGAAGTTCCGTGTCGTCGTCGCCGTTCATCCGGCGCTCGACAGCCTGCTGGCAAAGGGCACTCCGGAGAAGGAGACCTGA
- a CDS encoding SRPBCC family protein encodes MGHAWEERDEAVVAASAEEVWAAIATGPGIDSWFMGRNEVDPGPAGSVTTDLGGFVSTGTVTAWDPPNRFAYRSDGPGERFVAFEYLIEGRDQSSAALRLVTSGFLPDDDWEAEFEAMTIGGQMYFQTLVAYLDHFAGRFATPVDVMGPPVADWPAAWAALRAALGLGDRPAVGDPARLTVPGVPHLDGQVDFVNSQALGIRTADGLFRFIQGYFGSFFIGHHLFSEIDENQAGQAWKTWLSALT; translated from the coding sequence ATGGGACACGCGTGGGAAGAGCGCGACGAGGCCGTCGTCGCCGCCTCGGCCGAAGAGGTCTGGGCCGCCATCGCGACCGGGCCGGGCATCGACTCCTGGTTCATGGGCCGTAACGAGGTCGACCCCGGGCCGGCAGGCTCGGTGACGACCGACCTGGGCGGTTTCGTGTCGACCGGCACGGTCACCGCATGGGACCCGCCGAACCGTTTCGCCTATCGCAGCGACGGGCCGGGCGAGCGGTTCGTCGCCTTCGAGTACCTCATCGAAGGCCGGGATCAGAGCAGCGCCGCACTACGGCTGGTCACCAGTGGCTTCCTCCCCGACGATGACTGGGAGGCGGAGTTCGAGGCCATGACCATCGGTGGCCAGATGTACTTCCAGACGCTGGTCGCGTACCTGGACCACTTCGCCGGGCGCTTCGCCACACCGGTCGACGTCATGGGGCCACCGGTCGCGGACTGGCCGGCGGCATGGGCCGCCCTGCGGGCCGCGCTCGGTCTGGGCGACCGGCCGGCGGTCGGCGACCCGGCACGCCTGACGGTGCCGGGCGTTCCCCACCTCGACGGGCAGGTCGACTTCGTCAACTCCCAAGCTCTGGGTATCCGAACCGCGGACGGTCTGTTCCGGTTCATCCAAGGCTATTTCGGGAGCTTCTTCATCGGCCATCACCTTTTTTCTGAAATCGATGAAAATCAGGCCGGTCAGGCGTGGAAGACCTGGCTGAGTGCTTTGACATAG
- a CDS encoding dihydrofolate reductase family protein has translation MGSINAGLFITLDGVTEAPQTWQGDYFNDEMGAAVGGLMTGNDGMLLGRHTYDEFASFWPHADQADPTTAQMNATLKYVVSTTLEKADWENTTVVSGDIKAELLKLKQDNRLGVTGSATLVRWLLQEKLIDELHLFVHPVAVGAGKRLFEPGEAIPLRLIDSTAFSTGVLHLVYGPVS, from the coding sequence ATGGGATCGATCAACGCTGGACTTTTCATCACGCTCGACGGGGTGACCGAAGCGCCACAGACGTGGCAGGGCGACTACTTCAACGACGAAATGGGTGCGGCCGTCGGTGGGCTGATGACCGGTAACGATGGGATGCTGCTGGGCCGTCACACCTACGATGAGTTCGCCTCGTTCTGGCCGCATGCCGACCAGGCCGACCCGACAACCGCCCAGATGAACGCCACCCTGAAGTACGTCGTGTCGACGACGCTGGAGAAGGCCGACTGGGAAAACACCACGGTGGTCAGCGGTGACATCAAGGCGGAGTTGCTCAAGCTGAAGCAGGACAACCGACTCGGCGTGACCGGCAGTGCCACCCTGGTCCGCTGGCTGCTGCAGGAAAAGCTGATCGACGAACTGCACCTGTTCGTCCACCCCGTGGCGGTGGGCGCGGGCAAGCGCCTCTTCGAGCCCGGCGAGGCGATCCCGCTCCGCCTGATCGACTCAACGGCGTTCAGCACCGGTGTCCTGCACCTGGTCTACGGCCCCGTGAGCTGA
- a CDS encoding IclR family transcriptional regulator: MSNDMEKDGTAVQSVDRALSVLTLLARRGDLGVSELAAELGVHRSTAFRLVMTLEMHDLVEQTADRGKYRLGVGVIRLAGATTARLDVVQESRAIGERLAAAVGETVNVAILDRDEALYVDQMAGPSALQAYNWAGRRVALHATSNGKVLLAHAPAERLEELTAGPLRSFTERTVTDAGRLRKELDVVRGRGYATAVDELEIGLTAVAAPVFNVEGAVVASMSVSGPTFRLPAERLPEVAGQVRAAAERVSSRLGWSGDENGRPLTG; encoded by the coding sequence ATGAGCAACGATATGGAGAAGGACGGCACCGCGGTGCAGTCCGTCGACCGGGCGCTGTCCGTTCTCACGTTGCTCGCCCGGCGCGGAGACCTGGGGGTCAGCGAGCTCGCCGCGGAGCTGGGGGTTCACCGGTCCACGGCGTTCCGGCTGGTCATGACGCTGGAGATGCACGATCTCGTCGAGCAGACCGCCGACCGGGGAAAGTACCGGCTGGGCGTGGGGGTCATCCGGCTCGCGGGCGCCACGACCGCCAGGCTCGACGTGGTCCAGGAGAGCCGTGCCATCGGGGAGAGGCTCGCGGCGGCGGTCGGCGAGACCGTCAACGTCGCCATCCTCGACCGCGACGAGGCGCTGTACGTCGACCAGATGGCGGGGCCCTCGGCCCTGCAGGCCTACAACTGGGCGGGCCGGCGCGTGGCGCTGCACGCCACCTCCAACGGCAAGGTGCTGCTCGCCCACGCCCCCGCCGAACGGCTGGAGGAATTGACCGCCGGGCCGTTGCGGTCGTTCACGGAGCGGACCGTCACCGACGCCGGGCGGCTGAGGAAGGAACTCGACGTCGTCAGAGGGCGCGGATACGCGACCGCCGTCGACGAACTGGAGATCGGTCTCACCGCGGTGGCGGCGCCCGTCTTCAACGTCGAGGGCGCGGTCGTCGCCTCGATGAGCGTGTCCGGTCCGACCTTCCGGCTTCCGGCGGAACGGCTTCCCGAGGTGGCCGGGCAGGTGAGGGCGGCGGCGGAGCGGGTTTCCTCGCGACTCGGCTGGTCGGGCGATGAAAACGGCAGGCCCTTGACCGGGTGA
- a CDS encoding aldehyde dehydrogenase family protein, with protein MTDLYLGGSWRDPVAGGRREIRSPADGGLVATVAEATGADTEIAIAEARKAFDEGPWPATPERERGALLLRVADLLERDKKDFARAESLDTGKRLVESEYDVDDVVASLRYFGGIAGTEAGRVVDTGRDDAVSRVVYEPVGVCGLITPWNYPLLQTSWKVAPALVAGNTFVLKPSELTPSTAIMFMRLLEEAGLPPGVANLVLGAGAEVGAPLAEHPDVDMVSFTGGLATGRLIMASAARTVKKVALELGGKNPNIVFADADFETAVDFALTAVFLHSGQVCSAGARLLVEDSLHDAFVDEVVRRAGRIRLGGPFDPEAEAGPLISAAHLAKVEDYVAAGVAEGAVLRCGGRRLPGAGNFYPPTVLDECHRDMRVVREESFGPVLTVERFSGEDEAVRLGNDTDYGLAGAVWTQDAGKAQRVAGRLRHGTVWINDYHPYVPQAEWGGFKQSGVGRELGPTGLGEYREIKHVWQNVRPQPQRWFRS; from the coding sequence GTGACTGATCTCTATCTGGGTGGCAGCTGGAGGGATCCCGTCGCGGGCGGACGCCGGGAGATCCGTTCACCCGCCGACGGCGGCCTGGTGGCCACGGTGGCGGAGGCCACCGGAGCCGACACCGAGATCGCGATCGCCGAGGCGCGCAAGGCGTTCGACGAGGGCCCCTGGCCGGCGACCCCGGAGCGCGAGCGCGGGGCCCTGCTCCTGCGCGTGGCGGATCTGCTCGAACGGGACAAGAAGGACTTCGCCCGAGCCGAGTCGCTCGACACCGGGAAGCGGCTCGTCGAGAGCGAGTACGACGTCGACGACGTGGTGGCGTCCCTGCGCTACTTCGGCGGCATCGCCGGGACCGAGGCCGGCCGCGTGGTCGACACGGGCCGGGACGACGCCGTCAGCCGGGTGGTCTACGAGCCGGTCGGCGTGTGCGGCCTCATCACGCCGTGGAACTACCCACTGCTGCAGACCTCCTGGAAGGTCGCTCCCGCGCTGGTCGCCGGAAACACCTTCGTCCTCAAGCCCAGCGAGCTCACGCCGTCCACCGCGATCATGTTCATGCGCCTGCTGGAGGAGGCCGGTCTGCCCCCGGGCGTCGCCAACCTCGTGCTGGGCGCGGGCGCCGAGGTCGGCGCGCCCCTGGCGGAGCACCCCGACGTGGACATGGTGTCGTTCACCGGAGGTCTGGCGACGGGCCGGCTCATCATGGCGTCGGCGGCGAGGACCGTGAAGAAGGTCGCGCTGGAACTCGGCGGCAAGAACCCCAACATCGTCTTCGCCGACGCCGACTTCGAGACCGCCGTCGACTTCGCGCTGACCGCGGTCTTCCTCCACTCCGGCCAGGTCTGCTCCGCCGGCGCCCGGCTGCTGGTGGAGGACTCCCTGCACGACGCCTTCGTCGACGAGGTGGTGCGCCGGGCCGGACGCATCAGGCTCGGCGGCCCCTTCGACCCGGAGGCCGAGGCCGGTCCGCTCATCTCGGCCGCTCATCTGGCCAAGGTGGAGGACTATGTCGCGGCCGGGGTCGCCGAGGGGGCGGTGCTGCGCTGCGGCGGGCGGCGGCTCCCCGGGGCAGGCAACTTCTACCCGCCGACCGTGCTGGACGAGTGCCACCGGGACATGCGGGTGGTCCGCGAGGAGTCCTTCGGCCCGGTCCTGACCGTCGAGCGTTTCAGCGGTGAGGACGAGGCGGTCCGCCTCGGCAACGACACCGACTACGGCCTCGCCGGAGCGGTGTGGACGCAGGACGCGGGCAAGGCGCAGAGAGTGGCCGGACGGCTCCGGCACGGCACGGTCTGGATCAACGACTACCACCCCTACGTCCCGCAGGCGGAGTGGGGCGGGTTCAAGCAGTCCGGCGTCGGCCGCGAGCTGGGACCGACCGGCCTGGGTGAATACCGCGAGATCAAGCACGTGTGGCAGAACGTCCGCCCCCAACCGCAACGGTGGTTCCGCAGCTGA
- a CDS encoding GcvT family protein — translation MTGRRVVIIGAGVVGAALADELSAKGWDDITVVDQGAVPSTGGSSSHAPGLVFQTNPSKTMTEMARYTVEKLMALGCFLQVGGLEVATTPERLVELRRRHGWATSWSVEARLLTPEECLERHSLLDPERVLGGLYVPTDGLAGAVRAVEVQLRRAQERGVRLLERHEVLDIRVEDDRVAAVVTDRGEIPADVVVCCAGIWGPKVAGMVGMSLPLTPLAHQLAWTGPVPALSGQTEEAIRPILRHQDADLYYRERFDRLGIGYYGHRPMPVRPEEILSVDAAEVMPSVTAFTEDDFAPAWAETRALLPATQEAKLEEGVNGLFSFTTDNMPLLGESSEVKGFWVAEAVWVTHSAGVARAMAEWLADGHCSSFDLHECDVNRFEPHQLSPEYVLTRDCQNFVEVYDIIHPLQPPENLRPLRTSPFHTRQRELGAYFLEAGGWERPQWYGANAPLVDGRDIPDPGDWAARHWSPIVAAEAQASRESVALYDMTALKRIEVSGRGAVAFLRRLSTGDVDKSVGSVTYCLLLGHDGGLRGDITVARLGRDLFQVGANGNLDLDWFHRHLPADGSVVIRDITPGTCCVGVWGPRARDLVAPLAGPDFAAGGFRYFRGKRAHVGTVPVTALRLSYIGELGWELYTTADLGAKLWDTLWERGQRHGIIAGGRGAFNSLRLEKGYRSFGTDMTYEHDPYEAGLGFAVRKAGKGDFIGRAALQERGAAPRRRLTCLTIDGPAAVVMGKEPVYDGENCVGYVTSAAYGYTIGKGIAYAWLPAGLSVPGRTLHIGYFDRRLAAVVAEEPLYDPAMERLRG, via the coding sequence ATGACAGGCCGGCGCGTCGTCATCATCGGAGCCGGAGTCGTCGGCGCAGCCCTGGCGGACGAGCTCTCGGCGAAGGGCTGGGACGACATCACCGTCGTCGACCAGGGCGCCGTGCCGTCCACGGGCGGATCGTCCTCCCACGCCCCCGGGCTGGTGTTCCAGACGAACCCCTCCAAGACCATGACGGAGATGGCCCGCTACACCGTCGAGAAGCTCATGGCACTCGGCTGCTTCCTCCAGGTGGGCGGCCTGGAGGTGGCCACCACGCCCGAAAGGCTCGTCGAGTTGCGCCGCCGCCACGGCTGGGCCACCTCCTGGAGCGTCGAGGCCCGGCTGCTCACGCCCGAGGAGTGCCTGGAGCGGCACTCCCTGCTCGACCCCGAGCGGGTCCTGGGCGGGCTGTACGTTCCCACCGACGGCCTGGCCGGAGCCGTGCGCGCCGTCGAGGTCCAGCTCCGGCGCGCCCAGGAACGGGGCGTGCGCCTGCTGGAGCGGCACGAGGTGCTGGACATCCGCGTCGAGGACGATCGGGTCGCCGCCGTCGTCACCGACCGGGGAGAGATCCCGGCGGACGTCGTGGTGTGCTGCGCGGGCATCTGGGGCCCGAAGGTCGCGGGCATGGTGGGCATGTCCCTCCCGCTGACCCCCCTGGCGCACCAGCTCGCCTGGACCGGGCCCGTCCCCGCGCTGAGCGGGCAGACCGAGGAGGCGATCCGGCCCATCCTGCGCCACCAGGACGCCGACCTGTACTACCGGGAGCGGTTCGACCGGCTGGGCATCGGCTACTACGGCCACCGCCCGATGCCGGTGAGGCCGGAGGAGATCCTCTCGGTCGACGCGGCGGAGGTGATGCCGTCGGTGACGGCGTTCACCGAGGACGACTTCGCCCCGGCGTGGGCCGAGACCAGGGCGCTGCTGCCCGCCACGCAGGAGGCGAAGCTCGAAGAGGGCGTCAACGGCCTGTTCTCCTTCACCACCGACAACATGCCGCTGCTCGGGGAGTCGTCCGAGGTCAAGGGCTTCTGGGTGGCCGAGGCCGTGTGGGTGACGCATTCGGCGGGGGTGGCCCGCGCCATGGCCGAGTGGCTGGCGGACGGCCACTGCTCGTCGTTCGACCTGCACGAGTGCGACGTCAACCGCTTCGAGCCCCACCAGCTCTCCCCGGAGTACGTCCTGACCCGCGACTGCCAGAACTTCGTCGAGGTCTACGACATCATCCACCCGCTGCAACCGCCGGAGAACCTGCGCCCGCTGCGGACGAGCCCCTTCCACACGCGCCAGCGCGAGCTCGGCGCGTACTTCCTGGAGGCCGGAGGCTGGGAGCGCCCCCAGTGGTACGGTGCCAACGCCCCGCTGGTCGACGGCCGGGACATCCCCGACCCCGGCGACTGGGCCGCCCGCCACTGGTCGCCGATCGTCGCCGCCGAGGCCCAGGCGTCGCGGGAGTCGGTCGCGCTGTACGACATGACGGCGCTCAAGCGGATCGAGGTCAGCGGCCGCGGGGCCGTCGCCTTCCTGCGGCGGCTCTCGACGGGCGACGTCGACAAGTCCGTCGGCTCGGTCACCTACTGCCTGCTGCTCGGCCACGACGGCGGCCTCCGCGGCGACATCACCGTCGCCCGGCTCGGCCGCGACCTGTTCCAGGTCGGAGCCAACGGCAACCTCGACCTCGACTGGTTCCACCGCCACCTCCCGGCCGACGGGTCGGTCGTGATCCGCGACATCACGCCGGGCACCTGCTGCGTCGGGGTCTGGGGCCCCCGCGCCCGCGACCTCGTGGCGCCGCTGGCCGGCCCCGACTTCGCCGCCGGCGGCTTCCGCTACTTCCGCGGCAAGCGGGCCCACGTGGGGACGGTGCCCGTCACCGCACTGCGGCTGTCCTACATCGGGGAGCTCGGCTGGGAGCTCTACACGACCGCCGACCTGGGCGCGAAACTGTGGGACACCCTCTGGGAGCGGGGGCAGCGCCACGGGATCATCGCGGGCGGGCGCGGCGCCTTCAACAGCCTGCGGCTGGAGAAGGGCTACCGCTCCTTCGGCACCGACATGACCTACGAGCACGACCCCTACGAGGCGGGGCTCGGCTTCGCCGTACGGAAGGCCGGCAAGGGCGACTTCATCGGCCGCGCGGCCTTACAGGAGCGCGGCGCGGCGCCGCGCCGCCGCCTCACCTGCCTGACGATCGACGGCCCCGCGGCCGTCGTCATGGGCAAGGAGCCGGTGTACGACGGCGAGAACTGCGTCGGATACGTCACCAGCGCCGCCTACGGCTACACGATCGGCAAGGGCATCGCCTACGCCTGGCTGCCGGCCGGGCTGTCCGTCCCCGGGCGGACGCTCCACATCGGCTACTTCGACCGGCGCCTCGCCGCCGTCGTCGCCGAGGAGCCGCTCTACGACCCGGCGATGGAGCGCCTGCGTGGCTAG